A genome region from Clostridium pasteurianum includes the following:
- a CDS encoding peptidoglycan D,D-transpeptidase FtsI family protein — translation MKKRHINPRLILGRKLFAVFFIFLIVFSALMFKLFSIMFTHSNEYKEKALKQRVNQVTIYPKRGDILDRNGNKLATSISDYKIDVDMNTLSLSLKNNKMTLKTLCDKLSQILGTPSDKIYSILSAKSSNGVPVKFVTLARQIGKTKVDKINALGITGFVASDDTLRVYPNNNFLAEVLGFTNSNGDGVAGVELSYNKVLAGTPGYKTIETDVTRKQLPYGNSEYVAPKNGKDVTLTIDKSIQDYAEQSAEQALSDNKAKAVSITVMNPKTGEILAMVNKPDYNPNNPYVKQPGISQSTDELFQNSAVQKTFEPGSIFKVITAYTGLATGTVKDPTAVDYSCDGSISVNGTVIHCWQLSGHGGESFIDILKHSCNVGFVELGQKIGKDNLLKYIDMFGFGHKTGIDLPGEVSGLVRPSDKVNLVDLSNIAFGQGIGLTTVQYMAAFNAVANGGTWIRPHVMKDVTGMKNGHPVTTPYADYKKNILDPNIAAQLRGYLRKVVGDKDGVGKNADIPEYDIAGKTGTAQKADPKTGGYTPGKYISSFAGMAPANDPQITLLVSVDEPGTGSYYASDTAAPVVKDLYQKIFNYMIINGKLNLPATK, via the coding sequence TTGAAAAAAAGGCATATTAATCCAAGGCTTATTTTAGGCAGAAAATTGTTTGCAGTTTTTTTTATTTTTCTTATTGTATTTTCCGCATTAATGTTTAAACTTTTCTCTATAATGTTCACGCATTCAAATGAGTATAAGGAGAAAGCCTTAAAACAACGGGTAAATCAAGTTACAATTTATCCTAAGCGCGGAGATATACTTGATAGAAATGGTAATAAACTTGCCACAAGTATAAGTGATTATAAAATAGATGTCGATATGAACACCTTAAGTTTATCTTTAAAAAACAATAAAATGACACTAAAAACACTTTGCGACAAATTATCACAGATTTTAGGTACACCTTCTGATAAAATTTATTCAATTCTATCAGCTAAATCTTCTAATGGAGTGCCTGTAAAATTTGTAACACTTGCAAGACAAATTGGGAAAACAAAAGTTGATAAAATAAATGCACTTGGCATAACCGGTTTTGTTGCTTCAGATGACACCTTACGAGTTTATCCGAATAACAATTTTCTTGCAGAAGTACTCGGATTTACAAATTCTAATGGAGATGGAGTAGCTGGTGTAGAGTTATCCTACAATAAAGTTCTTGCAGGAACACCTGGTTATAAAACTATTGAAACTGACGTTACAAGAAAGCAGCTTCCTTATGGTAATTCTGAATATGTAGCTCCAAAAAACGGTAAGGATGTAACTTTAACTATAGATAAATCTATACAAGACTATGCTGAGCAATCTGCCGAACAGGCATTATCTGATAATAAAGCTAAAGCTGTTTCAATAACCGTAATGAACCCAAAAACAGGCGAAATCCTAGCAATGGTAAATAAACCTGATTATAATCCTAACAACCCGTATGTAAAACAACCGGGAATATCACAGTCTACGGATGAATTATTTCAAAATAGTGCAGTTCAAAAAACTTTTGAGCCTGGATCAATTTTTAAAGTTATAACTGCCTACACGGGACTCGCAACCGGAACAGTAAAAGATCCAACCGCTGTAGATTATAGCTGTGATGGAAGCATATCCGTAAACGGAACTGTTATTCATTGTTGGCAACTGTCTGGACATGGTGGCGAAAGCTTCATTGATATTTTAAAACATTCATGCAATGTTGGTTTCGTAGAACTTGGTCAAAAAATCGGAAAGGATAATCTTCTTAAGTACATTGACATGTTTGGTTTTGGTCATAAAACTGGCATAGATCTTCCTGGAGAAGTTTCAGGACTCGTAAGACCAAGCGATAAGGTCAATTTAGTCGATTTATCAAATATAGCATTTGGACAAGGTATTGGCCTTACCACTGTTCAATACATGGCCGCTTTCAATGCTGTAGCAAATGGCGGAACCTGGATAAGACCTCACGTAATGAAGGACGTAACAGGAATGAAAAATGGACATCCTGTAACTACACCATATGCTGATTACAAAAAAAATATACTAGATCCTAATATAGCTGCACAATTAAGAGGTTATCTCAGAAAAGTAGTTGGTGACAAAGATGGTGTTGGTAAGAATGCAGATATTCCTGAATATGACATAGCCGGTAAAACTGGTACAGCACAAAAAGCAGATCCAAAAACAGGTGGATATACTCCTGGAAAATATATTTCTTCTTTTGCAGGTATGGCACCAGCCAACGATCCTCAAATTACATTGCTTGTTTCAGTGGACGAGCCTGGTACTGGAAGTTATTATGCCTCAGATACAGCAGCACCTGTTGTTAAGGATCTTTATCAAAAAATCTTTAACTATATGATAATAAACGGAAAACTTAATTTACCTGCAACTAAATAA
- a CDS encoding dihydroxyacetone kinase subunit DhaK produces MKKLMNKAEDFPRETIEGIVLAHPESLKMVNDNFRCIVRADERKKGKVAIATGGGSGHLPTFLGYVGYGLADGVTVGNVFASPSAECMYEVDKAIDNGAGVLHLYGRYGGDIMNFGMAADLASMDDIEVEEVLVTDDVASAPKGEEDKRRGVAGLFYAYKIAGAAAEKMYSLKEVKEVTQKAVDNTRTMGVALTPCTVPEAGKPTFTIADDEMEIGMGIHGEPGIERGKLKTNDEVVEIMLNKIIEDLPYKEGDEVSVLVNGLGATPLEELYIAYRKVNEILTSKGIKIYRNYVGEFATSMEMAGMSLTLLKLDDELKELLDFKAYSPFFKQF; encoded by the coding sequence ATGAAAAAGTTAATGAATAAAGCTGAAGATTTTCCAAGAGAGACTATAGAGGGAATTGTGCTTGCTCATCCTGAAAGCTTAAAAATGGTTAATGATAATTTTAGATGCATTGTTAGAGCAGATGAAAGGAAAAAAGGAAAGGTTGCCATAGCAACAGGGGGAGGTTCAGGACATCTTCCTACTTTCTTAGGCTATGTTGGTTATGGCCTTGCTGATGGAGTAACAGTTGGAAATGTATTTGCATCTCCAAGTGCAGAGTGTATGTATGAAGTTGATAAGGCAATAGATAATGGAGCAGGAGTTCTCCACCTTTATGGAAGATACGGCGGAGATATTATGAATTTTGGAATGGCAGCTGATCTTGCTTCCATGGATGATATAGAAGTTGAAGAAGTTTTGGTTACAGATGATGTTGCATCAGCACCAAAGGGAGAAGAAGATAAGAGAAGAGGAGTTGCTGGATTATTTTATGCTTACAAAATAGCTGGAGCAGCTGCAGAAAAAATGTATTCTCTTAAAGAAGTAAAGGAAGTTACTCAGAAAGCAGTTGATAATACAAGAACTATGGGAGTTGCACTTACTCCATGTACAGTGCCAGAAGCAGGAAAGCCAACTTTCACTATTGCAGACGATGAAATGGAAATAGGAATGGGAATACACGGTGAGCCTGGAATTGAAAGAGGAAAATTAAAAACAAATGATGAAGTTGTTGAAATAATGCTTAATAAAATAATTGAAGACCTTCCATATAAAGAAGGGGATGAAGTTTCAGTACTTGTTAATGGACTTGGAGCTACACCTCTTGAAGAATTATATATAGCTTATAGAAAAGTAAATGAAATATTAACTTCAAAAGGAATAAAAATATATAGAAACTATGTAGGTGAATTTGCAACTTCTATGGAAATGGCTGGTATGTCTTTAACACTTCTTAAATTAGATGACGAATTAAAAGAGCTTCTTGATTTTAAAGCATATTCACCATTCTTTAAGCAATTTTAG
- a CDS encoding M48 family metallopeptidase — MNIEYMNQKIEFSLVRKERKSIKISVNKNFGIEVTAPQNVSDEYVKEVVYKKMKWILKQMKRIENIIDVNEEIKYSDGDTFYIFGTPYKLIVKKGIKNKMRIFGNNIYMYVKEKDNFKYKKSYAEKWYKKVASIELKFLYDQVYKLFSGMYDEKPQLSIRKMKSKWGSYSPSQNKIVLNTQLIKTPKVCIEYVIVHELCHVKYRNHRKEFYNYVSNFIPDWEARRDELDKYVNV; from the coding sequence ATGAATATTGAGTATATGAATCAAAAAATTGAATTTTCACTGGTTCGTAAGGAAAGAAAGAGCATAAAAATTTCTGTTAATAAGAACTTCGGTATAGAGGTAACTGCTCCCCAGAATGTATCAGATGAATATGTAAAAGAAGTTGTATATAAAAAAATGAAGTGGATATTAAAGCAGATGAAGAGGATAGAAAATATTATTGACGTAAATGAAGAAATCAAATATTCAGATGGTGACACATTTTATATTTTTGGAACGCCATACAAGCTTATAGTTAAAAAAGGCATAAAAAATAAAATGAGGATTTTTGGGAATAACATATATATGTATGTAAAGGAAAAAGATAATTTCAAGTATAAAAAAAGTTATGCAGAAAAATGGTACAAGAAGGTTGCCTCGATAGAATTAAAATTTTTGTATGATCAAGTATATAAATTATTTAGTGGAATGTATGATGAAAAGCCACAGCTAAGTATAAGAAAAATGAAATCAAAATGGGGGAGCTATAGCCCATCACAAAATAAAATAGTTTTAAATACCCAGTTAATAAAAACTCCTAAAGTATGCATAGAATATGTTATAGTTCATGAATTATGTCATGTAAAATATAGGAATCATAGAAAAGAATTTTATAATTATGTAAGCAATTTTATACCAGATTGGGAAGCAAGAAGAGATGAATTAGACAAGTACGTGAATGTTTAA
- the cas6 gene encoding CRISPR-associated endoribonuclease Cas6 codes for MRVITNFVFDKPIKLNLQYNHIVQAVILKWLSDENYTKFIHDTGYKCGNRTYKLYTFSRLQGKFSINSREKTITYYNEVKLEISAVDDKFLSYLVNGIIMNDEIRLGNNIVSVKEVKCTKNVLKSGAKVYTKSPIVMYSTFEDNCKKKTYYYSPFESEFSELIRKNLIKKYNAAYGTNPENCDFSIEAVHNSKLKEKVLVYKKTVIKGWTGEFILKGSDKLINIGYNSGFGSKNSQGFGCVEKCNIQIK; via the coding sequence ATGAGGGTAATAACAAATTTTGTTTTTGATAAACCTATAAAATTAAATTTACAGTATAACCACATAGTACAAGCTGTAATTTTAAAATGGTTAAGTGATGAAAATTATACAAAGTTTATACATGATACAGGATATAAATGTGGAAATAGAACGTATAAGTTATATACATTTTCTAGGCTTCAAGGTAAATTCTCAATTAACTCAAGGGAAAAAACTATAACTTATTATAATGAGGTAAAACTTGAAATTTCAGCTGTGGATGATAAGTTTTTAAGCTACCTTGTAAATGGAATAATTATGAATGATGAGATTAGACTAGGAAATAATATAGTAAGTGTCAAAGAAGTTAAATGCACTAAAAATGTTTTGAAGTCCGGAGCTAAAGTGTACACTAAATCGCCTATTGTAATGTACAGTACTTTTGAAGATAATTGCAAGAAAAAAACTTATTATTATAGTCCGTTTGAAAGTGAATTTTCAGAACTTATACGGAAAAATCTTATTAAGAAGTATAATGCTGCTTATGGCACAAATCCTGAAAATTGTGATTTTAGTATAGAAGCTGTACATAATTCTAAACTTAAAGAAAAGGTATTAGTATATAAAAAGACCGTAATAAAAGGTTGGACCGGTGAGTTCATTTTGAAGGGTTCAGATAAGCTGATTAACATAGGATATAATTCGGGCTTTGGATCAAAGAATTCACAGGGCTTCGGTTGTGTTGAGAAGTGTAATATACAAATTAAGTAA
- a CDS encoding class II aldolase/adducin family protein: protein MLEDLKKKVVKIALEADRSGLCKHRSGNFSIRDKETGYVVVTPTGVDRELLTYHDICVVDLDANVIENVTGLKPTSELLMHLAVYKTRSDIFAIAHTHSRIATAFAVLRKEIPAIIYECANLGLKDAVIPVAPYGRPGTTALSDSVVEPIKRADVILLEKHGVVAADKDPDEALLKAHYVEELAEVYYRTLVINGGKEPEAFGSEELQKWEYPSQIKFPNK, encoded by the coding sequence GTGTTAGAAGATTTAAAAAAGAAAGTAGTAAAAATAGCATTAGAAGCTGATAGATCAGGACTTTGTAAACACAGATCAGGAAATTTCAGTATAAGAGATAAAGAAACTGGATATGTTGTTGTAACACCTACAGGAGTTGATAGAGAGTTATTAACTTATCACGATATATGTGTAGTTGATTTGGATGCAAACGTTATTGAAAACGTTACAGGGTTAAAGCCTACAAGTGAATTGTTAATGCATCTTGCAGTTTATAAAACAAGATCAGACATATTTGCCATTGCACATACACATTCACGTATTGCTACAGCTTTTGCAGTACTTAGAAAAGAAATACCTGCAATAATATATGAATGTGCAAACCTTGGACTAAAGGATGCAGTAATCCCTGTAGCTCCATATGGTAGACCTGGTACAACAGCTTTATCTGATAGTGTTGTAGAGCCTATAAAAAGAGCAGATGTAATACTACTTGAAAAACATGGTGTAGTTGCAGCTGATAAAGACCCAGATGAAGCATTATTAAAAGCACACTATGTAGAAGAATTAGCAGAAGTTTATTATAGAACACTTGTTATAAATGGAGGCAAAGAGCCAGAAGCATTTGGATCTGAAGAACTTCAAAAGTGGGAATATCCTTCACAAATTAAATTCCCTAACAAGTAA
- a CDS encoding PTS galactitol transporter subunit IIC: protein MAVVNYILGLGAAIFLPVIMIILGLFMKMKPKKAIIAGITLGVAFTGMNVVLSFMFNAISPAASAFVKNTGITLNSIDVGWAPMSAIAWAWPYAVLVFPLQIGINILMLAFKWTDCLNVDLWNVWGKIFTATMVAAVTKSVPLGFFAASIQVILELKSADISQKQLYRITKIPGVACSHYMCIQAALLAPINRLLDFVPGINKSNLNAEHLKEKIGIFGENSVMGFIVGGLIAACAGYSVKDILNTAMQVATALVLFPMVAKLFMQALAPIADATSAVMKKRFKGREIYIGLDWPFLAGQSEIWVASIILVPFELILAVAMSKMGLNNVIPLAGIINVVVFVPALIVTGGNLVRMLILGFIATPIYLMVSTSFSPIVTNLARSVSTIKVPAGQYITYFGVEMPELRWLLAHGLNVINGEFIPAILLVGYFGLFFWYAKYMKKIDEAAEAKAAK, encoded by the coding sequence ATGGCAGTTGTTAATTATATATTGGGATTAGGAGCCGCAATATTTCTACCAGTAATTATGATAATCCTTGGATTATTCATGAAGATGAAACCTAAAAAAGCAATTATTGCCGGCATCACACTTGGTGTAGCTTTTACAGGAATGAACGTAGTACTTAGTTTTATGTTTAATGCTATAAGCCCTGCCGCTTCAGCATTTGTTAAAAATACAGGAATAACTTTAAACTCTATAGATGTTGGTTGGGCCCCTATGTCAGCCATAGCTTGGGCATGGCCATATGCGGTACTTGTTTTCCCTCTTCAAATTGGAATAAATATTTTAATGTTAGCATTTAAGTGGACAGACTGTCTTAACGTTGATTTATGGAATGTTTGGGGAAAAATTTTCACAGCAACTATGGTTGCAGCAGTAACTAAGAGTGTACCTTTAGGATTCTTTGCAGCATCAATTCAAGTTATTTTAGAGCTTAAAAGTGCAGATATATCACAAAAACAATTATACAGAATTACTAAAATACCTGGAGTAGCATGTTCACACTATATGTGTATACAGGCAGCGTTACTTGCACCTATAAACAGACTTTTAGATTTTGTGCCTGGAATAAATAAGTCAAATCTTAATGCAGAGCATTTAAAAGAGAAAATTGGAATATTCGGTGAAAACAGTGTAATGGGATTTATCGTAGGTGGTTTAATAGCAGCATGCGCTGGATATAGCGTTAAGGATATTTTAAATACTGCTATGCAGGTTGCAACGGCTCTTGTTCTATTCCCTATGGTTGCTAAATTATTCATGCAGGCTCTAGCTCCAATAGCTGATGCTACAAGTGCAGTTATGAAAAAGAGATTCAAAGGAAGAGAAATATACATTGGTCTTGACTGGCCGTTCTTAGCTGGACAATCAGAAATATGGGTTGCATCTATAATACTAGTACCTTTTGAATTAATTCTTGCTGTTGCTATGTCAAAAATGGGATTAAATAATGTTATACCATTAGCAGGCATAATAAACGTTGTAGTTTTCGTACCAGCACTTATCGTAACTGGTGGTAACTTAGTAAGAATGCTTATTTTAGGATTCATTGCTACACCTATTTATTTAATGGTTTCAACAAGTTTCTCACCAATAGTAACTAACCTTGCTAGATCGGTTTCAACTATAAAAGTACCTGCTGGACAGTATATAACTTACTTTGGTGTAGAAATGCCAGAATTAAGATGGTTATTAGCACATGGACTTAATGTAATAAACGGTGAATTTATACCAGCAATTCTTTTAGTAGGCTACTTTGGATTGTTCTTCTGGTATGCAAAATACATGAAAAAAATTGATGAAGCAGCAGAAGCAAAAGCTGCAAAATAG
- a CDS encoding PTS sugar transporter subunit IIA, with product MEETLLHEELIFLDYKADSREELLKKLASELQQRGYVKESYIKGVLDREKVFPTGLNTAGVKVALPHTDAIHVNKAAIVVAKLKNPVIFKEMGFGEKDVEAKLIIMMAVRKPEDQVKTLSKLMSILSDKETLISLYNCKEKTEVITILNKVLYGDNK from the coding sequence ATGGAGGAGACTTTATTACATGAAGAACTAATCTTTTTAGATTACAAAGCTGATAGTAGAGAAGAACTATTAAAAAAATTAGCTTCAGAATTACAGCAAAGGGGGTATGTAAAAGAATCATATATTAAAGGTGTTTTAGATAGAGAAAAGGTTTTTCCAACAGGACTTAATACTGCAGGAGTTAAAGTTGCTCTTCCACATACTGATGCCATACATGTTAACAAAGCTGCCATAGTAGTGGCAAAGTTAAAAAATCCAGTAATATTTAAAGAAATGGGCTTTGGAGAAAAAGATGTAGAGGCAAAATTAATTATAATGATGGCAGTTAGAAAACCTGAAGATCAAGTAAAAACCTTAAGTAAACTTATGTCAATATTATCTGACAAAGAAACACTTATAAGCTTATATAATTGTAAAGAGAAAACGGAAGTAATTACCATATTAAATAAAGTTTTATATGGGGATAATAAATAA
- the lgt gene encoding prolipoprotein diacylglyceryl transferase — protein MNPIAFTLFGLQIRWYGIFIATGVVLGLFIAYINSKWRDVDYESVLDVVLISLPIGIIGARLYYVIFQFKTYNGNVWDMINIRNGGLAIHGGLIFGLLAAYLYTKRKKLSFLKMADVATPSIILAQALGRWGNFFNGEAHGDAVTYSFIHKFPAFIQKGMTIDGMYYNPTFLYESTWDLIVFCILMFTIRKSKNKGIVFFAYIGLYSLGRFFIEGMRTDSLMLGPIRAAQLVSILGVVVFIAFLIYSHAKGKNN, from the coding sequence TTGAATCCTATTGCATTTACATTATTTGGACTTCAAATAAGATGGTATGGAATTTTTATAGCTACAGGGGTGGTTTTAGGCCTTTTTATAGCTTATATAAATTCAAAATGGAGGGATGTTGATTATGAGTCTGTACTAGATGTTGTGCTTATATCCCTACCTATAGGTATAATTGGAGCAAGACTTTATTATGTTATATTTCAGTTTAAAACATATAACGGTAATGTTTGGGATATGATAAATATAAGAAATGGTGGTCTCGCTATTCATGGTGGCTTGATATTTGGGCTTTTAGCAGCTTATTTGTATACGAAACGCAAAAAATTAAGTTTTCTAAAAATGGCAGATGTAGCGACACCTTCTATAATATTGGCTCAAGCTCTTGGAAGATGGGGAAACTTTTTTAATGGTGAAGCACATGGAGATGCTGTTACTTATAGTTTTATACATAAGTTCCCTGCATTTATTCAAAAAGGTATGACAATAGATGGTATGTATTATAATCCAACATTTTTATATGAGTCTACCTGGGATCTAATAGTATTTTGCATATTAATGTTTACTATTAGGAAAAGTAAAAATAAAGGCATTGTATTTTTTGCATACATTGGATTGTATTCCTTGGGAAGATTTTTTATCGAAGGTATGAGAACAGACAGCTTAATGCTTGGACCTATAAGAGCTGCCCAACTGGTTAGTATCTTAGGTGTTGTTGTTTTCATTGCATTTTTAATTTATTCTCATGCAAAAGGAAAAAATAATTAG
- a CDS encoding sigma 54-interacting transcriptional regulator gives MKKSEIVFNYICEKINCNYIKKCIESDTYLGIGALEIQNEFNIVRNNASTLLNDLLKAGKLIKVNGRPVTFFPKVTLEKMNINITKDAFSPEEFKDILNINKKNNDFVDPFTFLIGYNNSLLHQIEQAKAAVMYPHNGLHILLLGESGVGKTTFASMIYKYALQEKKKTEESFPFISFNCSDYYNAPQLLISQLFGHIKGAFTGADSDKIGLVEKANNGILFLDEVHRLPPDGQEMLFYLMDKGEFSRLGETSKPRKSNVLIIAATTENPDDTFLNTFLRRIPVTITLPAFRDKTLDERFEVIETLFHYESIKLNMPIKIPPEVLKALALYQFIDGNIGQLTSEIKLLCAKAFFEHLQSNKELVIEFKTLNSEIRENLFNDMHISSSDKTFLNMYSENLIINPHVTANEDTKLKIISKDIDIYDSINKKLEELKDEGLSISEIENEITNTLEDTFNNVINKFNPNSLNIRKLYSVVPKQVVDTCTNLINVAQAKLGTKFSNKFFFGFTFHIYSLLKRIEENKPIVNPNMAIIKRQYKKEFEVSSELLRILDEKFAVLIPEDEKGFLSVLLANNNHSSKTTDLIGVVLVCHGDSTASSMGAVANKLLNVNNIKAIDMPLDATVPDTYEKVKNAVINANSDKGVFLLVDMGSLCQFGERIMDETGIKVRTINNISTLFVLDILRSVLYQEYDIDTLYDSLVKDIKAEHTAIKSKKKAIITVCTTGQGVGLISKNIIKDLIKDKYNDAIEIININYFDMENNINDLQEKYDILACIGSLKPSINIPYFPINKILNKNFQNEFTKLLDANLISSSSEDSKEENTQKSIYEISKEMLEEYIKYVNPKIAIASIKKFITKLDLPNRIESDDYIIDLIIHMGCMLDRCIHGDMVKFKDLDSFKNSNRKQFDEVKQSISVIEGDFRIKISDDEICYIVKILNR, from the coding sequence TTGAAAAAATCTGAAATCGTTTTTAACTATATATGTGAGAAAATAAATTGTAATTATATAAAAAAATGTATTGAATCTGACACCTATCTAGGCATAGGGGCTTTAGAAATTCAAAATGAATTTAATATTGTAAGAAATAATGCAAGTACTCTTTTAAATGATCTTTTAAAGGCAGGAAAATTAATAAAGGTAAACGGAAGGCCTGTTACCTTCTTTCCAAAAGTCACTTTAGAAAAAATGAACATAAATATAACTAAGGATGCTTTTTCGCCTGAAGAATTTAAAGATATATTAAATATTAATAAGAAGAATAATGATTTTGTAGATCCATTTACATTTTTAATAGGATATAACAATAGTCTTCTTCATCAGATTGAACAGGCAAAAGCAGCTGTAATGTATCCCCACAACGGACTGCATATTTTACTTCTTGGAGAAAGTGGTGTTGGTAAAACAACTTTTGCGTCAATGATATACAAGTATGCTCTTCAAGAAAAAAAGAAAACAGAAGAAAGTTTCCCCTTTATATCCTTCAATTGTTCAGATTATTACAACGCTCCACAACTTTTAATATCCCAGCTATTCGGTCATATAAAAGGAGCTTTTACCGGAGCCGATAGTGATAAAATAGGATTAGTTGAAAAAGCCAATAATGGTATTTTATTTTTAGATGAAGTTCACAGACTGCCGCCGGACGGTCAAGAAATGCTATTTTATCTTATGGACAAAGGTGAATTTTCAAGGCTTGGTGAAACTTCAAAGCCTAGAAAAAGTAATGTACTTATAATTGCTGCAACCACAGAAAATCCAGATGATACCTTTCTTAATACATTTTTAAGGAGAATTCCGGTTACCATTACTTTACCTGCTTTCAGGGATAAGACTTTAGACGAGAGATTTGAAGTTATAGAAACACTTTTTCACTATGAATCAATAAAGCTTAATATGCCTATTAAAATCCCACCAGAAGTACTTAAAGCACTGGCTTTATATCAATTTATAGATGGTAATATAGGTCAGTTAACTTCTGAAATTAAGCTTCTATGTGCAAAAGCCTTTTTCGAACATCTTCAAAGTAACAAAGAATTAGTCATAGAATTTAAAACGTTGAATTCCGAAATACGAGAAAATTTATTTAATGATATGCACATTTCATCTAGTGATAAGACATTTTTAAATATGTACAGTGAAAATTTAATAATAAATCCTCATGTAACGGCTAATGAAGATACTAAACTAAAAATTATAAGTAAAGATATAGATATATACGACTCCATAAATAAAAAATTAGAAGAACTAAAAGATGAAGGACTCAGCATCAGCGAAATAGAAAATGAAATAACCAATACTCTAGAAGATACCTTCAACAATGTAATAAATAAATTTAATCCTAATAGTTTAAATATACGAAAACTGTACAGCGTTGTTCCTAAACAGGTTGTAGATACATGTACAAACTTAATTAACGTAGCTCAAGCAAAATTAGGCACTAAGTTTAGCAATAAATTTTTCTTTGGTTTTACTTTTCACATATATTCACTCTTAAAAAGAATTGAAGAAAATAAGCCTATAGTAAATCCAAACATGGCAATTATAAAAAGACAATATAAAAAAGAATTTGAAGTCTCATCAGAATTATTAAGAATACTAGATGAAAAATTTGCCGTACTTATACCTGAGGATGAAAAAGGCTTTTTGTCTGTACTCCTTGCAAACAATAACCATTCTAGTAAAACTACGGACCTCATTGGAGTTGTTTTAGTATGTCATGGAGATAGCACTGCTTCAAGTATGGGAGCTGTTGCTAATAAACTTCTTAATGTAAATAATATAAAAGCTATAGATATGCCTCTTGATGCTACGGTGCCAGATACCTATGAAAAAGTAAAAAATGCAGTAATAAATGCAAATAGCGATAAGGGTGTGTTTCTGCTTGTAGATATGGGTTCTCTATGTCAATTCGGTGAAAGAATAATGGACGAAACCGGTATAAAAGTAAGAACTATAAACAATATATCTACACTTTTTGTCTTAGATATTTTAAGAAGTGTTTTATATCAGGAATACGATATAGATACTCTCTATGATTCTTTAGTTAAAGATATAAAAGCAGAACATACTGCAATAAAAAGCAAGAAAAAAGCAATAATAACAGTATGTACAACAGGTCAGGGAGTTGGATTAATATCTAAAAATATAATTAAGGATTTAATAAAAGATAAATATAATGATGCAATCGAAATAATAAATATCAACTACTTTGATATGGAAAATAACATAAATGATTTACAGGAAAAGTATGATATTTTAGCTTGCATAGGAAGCTTAAAGCCAAGTATCAATATACCTTACTTCCCTATAAATAAAATACTAAACAAAAACTTTCAAAATGAATTCACAAAACTTTTAGATGCAAATTTAATTTCATCATCATCTGAAGACTCAAAAGAAGAAAATACTCAGAAAAGTATATATGAAATCTCCAAAGAAATGCTTGAAGAATATATAAAATACGTTAATCCCAAAATAGCAATAGCTTCAATAAAAAAGTTTATAACTAAATTAGATTTACCAAATAGAATTGAATCAGATGATTATATAATTGACTTAATTATTCATATGGGATGTATGCTTGATAGATGTATTCATGGAGATATGGTAAAATTCAAAGATTTAGATAGTTTTAAAAACTCAAACAGGAAGCAATTTGACGAAGTTAAACAGTCTATATCTGTTATTGAAGGCGATTTTAGAATAAAAATAAGTGATGATGAAATATGTTATATAGTTAAAATACTTAATAGATAG
- a CDS encoding PTS sugar transporter subunit IIB, whose protein sequence is MSGVRKKVFVACGSGVATSQTVASKIASMCEDEGIPVDVEAVDIKSLESIIDQCDIYVSIVSAGHDFGKPTINGIAFLTGIGIDEEFEKLKEYLGA, encoded by the coding sequence ATGAGTGGTGTTAGAAAAAAAGTTTTTGTTGCTTGTGGTTCAGGGGTTGCTACGTCTCAAACGGTTGCATCTAAAATTGCTAGTATGTGTGAAGATGAGGGAATTCCAGTAGACGTTGAAGCAGTTGACATAAAGTCTCTAGAAAGCATCATAGATCAATGCGATATATACGTGTCAATAGTTTCAGCAGGACATGATTTTGGAAAGCCAACAATAAACGGAATTGCATTCTTAACTGGAATTGGAATAGATGAGGAGTTTGAAAAATTAAAAGAATATCTTGGTGCATAA